One genomic segment of Patescibacteria group bacterium includes these proteins:
- a CDS encoding Ig-like domain-containing protein — MASKLKKNLIVIALLIIASFIVVNFAFAQADLGMEYGEQIGLSSEDPRVMAANVIRIALGFLGIIAVSLIIYAGWLYMTAAGEEEKIEKAKKILTGAIIGLIIILSSFAIASFVLNRLLTASTPGVGTGIDTGAGPGIGPGVGPGISDDEIISCDSMAGPDTCEADATLCPEGFYCDTGSCICRAGGGYGEFCDGDGGTTTCEADDNLCSGYLTCDTETCTCLGAPVIEWVSPADGALGNLVTIGGRYFGSATGRVYFWDGSDYIMTAAEFPGSVNANCDNNWQDNQIVVLVPSAAVSGPIRVVTADGREDTTDNDRGPNLDDFVVNDIVRPGLCKVNPGEGVMNDAIAYHGLNLSGSAAYFGGQTSNVAALEPSFGDNLGGTAKVPNIRVGKTTTFVSSMGIASNYFRFTKKAEPYAGPTITFFEPAQGAPDQYVTIYGRSFGRIRGTTNHVYFKGATQIEASYQFPEICAASVWSDNQVVVKVPAGLANGDYIISMEISGQTINSESSFKVDSSLALAPSLCKIDPTMGPNNSPISLWGENFGQQATGLVRFYSNKNQNNISFWGDEGDAQKIVTTVHQEAQTGPVQVVQSALFGNGLNFRVGSCAKNEDCGSGKVCCPADSSESGQCKDNPDQCYILVASSVYEWEFSTGAGEPVVPPTYYSCLGRSYVTGNCDPLPCPNSAGVCSPYNNIAAGESFCECCCEIGQDARDCCPPLVCRGACGSDTSNDNVGLGHCSGCASAGTTQAEHDAACNCFGHSGKICDTSVAGGVCRDCEQLSSAEECSKHTTCCVDAVNGNICRGGMGKTGMVNYNNLAYCQYYQCADGGGVCDSSPVASSTRSVFETREECAIGCSQISRPGEKCVATTTPTQTTCNPGFNCGPGYSCLDDLDQEICPTCCCDPSVPQVNANGLICAPDREPCTGYNRGLYCGCEQDEDCGFPDTVGCASDTCCRSRPEVSGVYPAEGATGVCLNTSISASFSQKMNINSFVGNVIVAGDYGNSVCPAGTQYLALKHETIKQKNTAVNFYQNVLAVVKRLSGSWLGGRALADTPDPNHNYCAITGITNGVQKADGTTDLTFNLNKPLDINRTYYVIIKGDENLNSGQGVFSDWGIGMNGPDTAALGGQTFSRAKIWSFTTGAAAGRDDCKLSSVTVSPASYLFRKAGQIQSFQARPRSTDGQILVAIPGYYDWEWSWVSSKPEVATVNNSDDSIQPVTAKDVKDGKSYINATATITKDTIFDTEGQAKTGQAEVYVFLCENPWPPFKTDGSWEPWKDSLQGADCLSGTGDCVNTNYEFYYCRDRGAAGPADDLPAILSENTIIRGRSSAQDILKEAYFFREETPDVSEVNLTVASIPSEGRKVILSWTPISVPPDEVLADYRVYYGTSSGRYSVNIGAGSTTYYEVDNLNNNQTYYFSIVAEYISGAVSGYSNEVSATPEDTVGPVVPTMALEPGDRKVTVSWTDNSGGEAVSFRIYYKATDTCNDSVSFGDSRVPIKNPETFNLTNEVAYCFGLAAYDAEGNRSDMVTGSVTPVAPTP; from the coding sequence ATGGCGTCTAAATTAAAGAAAAACTTAATAGTGATAGCGCTTTTGATTATAGCCAGTTTTATTGTGGTTAATTTTGCTTTTGCTCAAGCGGATTTGGGGATGGAATACGGGGAGCAGATAGGGCTTAGCAGCGAAGATCCGCGGGTAATGGCGGCCAACGTCATCAGAATCGCCTTGGGATTCTTGGGAATTATAGCGGTGAGCCTGATTATTTACGCCGGCTGGCTCTATATGACTGCGGCCGGCGAAGAAGAAAAGATTGAAAAAGCCAAGAAGATTTTAACAGGAGCGATTATAGGTTTAATTATAATTTTATCTTCCTTTGCCATTGCCAGCTTTGTTTTAAATCGGTTGCTTACGGCTTCTACCCCCGGTGTCGGGACGGGAATTGATACGGGCGCAGGGCCAGGAATCGGTCCCGGCGTTGGTCCGGGGATTAGTGATGATGAAATAATTTCCTGCGACAGCATGGCCGGCCCGGACACTTGCGAAGCTGACGCGACTTTATGCCCCGAAGGTTTTTATTGCGATACCGGAAGCTGTATTTGCCGAGCCGGCGGCGGCTATGGGGAATTCTGTGACGGAGACGGCGGAACAACCACCTGCGAGGCGGATGATAATTTATGTTCTGGCTATTTGACTTGCGATACTGAAACGTGCACCTGTTTAGGGGCGCCGGTGATTGAGTGGGTCAGCCCGGCGGACGGAGCTTTGGGAAATTTGGTTACCATAGGCGGAAGATATTTTGGCAGCGCAACCGGCAGAGTTTATTTTTGGGATGGGAGTGATTATATAATGACAGCAGCGGAATTTCCCGGTAGCGTGAATGCAAATTGCGATAATAATTGGCAAGATAATCAGATAGTTGTTTTAGTGCCGTCTGCGGCGGTTTCCGGACCGATAAGGGTTGTAACAGCAGATGGGCGCGAAGATACAACTGATAATGACCGCGGCCCCAATCTTGACGATTTTGTTGTTAATGATATTGTCCGACCCGGACTTTGCAAAGTGAATCCGGGAGAAGGAGTAATGAACGATGCCATTGCTTATCATGGTTTGAATTTGTCGGGGAGCGCGGCTTATTTTGGCGGCCAAACAAGCAATGTCGCGGCTTTGGAACCCTCTTTTGGCGATAATTTGGGAGGGACAGCCAAAGTGCCAAATATCAGGGTTGGAAAAACCACTACATTTGTTTCAAGCATGGGCATAGCCAGTAATTATTTTCGGTTCACAAAAAAAGCGGAACCATATGCCGGTCCGACCATTACTTTTTTTGAGCCGGCCCAAGGCGCTCCGGACCAATATGTAACTATCTATGGCCGGAGTTTTGGCAGAATTAGGGGAACGACCAACCATGTTTATTTCAAGGGGGCGACCCAGATAGAAGCCAGCTATCAGTTTCCGGAAATTTGCGCGGCCAGCGTTTGGAGCGACAACCAAGTTGTTGTGAAAGTGCCGGCCGGTTTGGCTAACGGGGATTATATTATAAGCATGGAAATAAGCGGCCAGACGATAAACTCCGAATCTTCTTTTAAAGTTGATAGCAGTTTGGCTCTGGCGCCGAGTTTGTGCAAAATTGATCCAACCATGGGGCCGAACAACAGCCCGATAAGTTTATGGGGAGAAAATTTTGGGCAGCAGGCTACAGGTTTAGTAAGATTCTATTCTAATAAAAATCAAAATAATATAAGTTTTTGGGGCGATGAAGGCGACGCCCAAAAGATAGTAACTACTGTCCATCAGGAAGCGCAAACCGGTCCGGTTCAAGTTGTCCAGAGCGCGCTTTTTGGCAACGGTTTGAATTTCAGAGTTGGCAGCTGCGCTAAAAATGAAGATTGCGGTTCTGGCAAGGTTTGTTGTCCGGCCGATAGCAGCGAATCCGGCCAATGCAAGGATAACCCGGACCAATGTTATATTCTTGTCGCCAGCTCGGTTTATGAGTGGGAATTTTCTACGGGAGCCGGGGAACCCGTTGTTCCCCCAACTTATTATAGTTGTTTGGGAAGAAGTTATGTAACCGGCAATTGCGATCCTTTGCCCTGCCCAAATTCCGCCGGCGTTTGTTCGCCTTATAATAATATTGCCGCGGGTGAGAGTTTTTGCGAATGCTGTTGTGAGATTGGCCAGGATGCCAGAGATTGTTGCCCGCCCCTAGTTTGCAGGGGCGCTTGCGGCAGCGACACTTCAAACGACAATGTTGGCCTTGGCCATTGCTCCGGTTGCGCCAGCGCCGGCACAACCCAGGCCGAGCATGATGCGGCCTGCAATTGTTTCGGGCATAGCGGGAAAATTTGCGATACAAGCGTAGCTGGCGGCGTTTGCCGAGATTGCGAACAATTATCCTCGGCCGAAGAATGTTCAAAGCACACGACTTGCTGCGTTGACGCCGTAAACGGTAATATCTGCCGGGGAGGAATGGGCAAAACGGGAATGGTTAATTATAATAATTTAGCTTATTGCCAATATTATCAGTGCGCGGATGGCGGCGGAGTTTGCGATTCAAGTCCGGTAGCCAGTTCAACCAGAAGCGTTTTTGAAACCAGAGAAGAATGCGCAATCGGATGTTCGCAAATAAGCCGGCCGGGCGAAAAATGCGTGGCCACGACCACCCCGACTCAGACGACTTGCAATCCCGGTTTTAATTGCGGTCCGGGCTATAGCTGTCTAGATGACCTGGATCAGGAAATTTGTCCCACTTGCTGTTGTGATCCGAGCGTGCCGCAGGTTAATGCCAATGGTTTAATTTGCGCGCCGGACAGAGAGCCTTGTACCGGCTACAATCGCGGGCTTTATTGCGGCTGTGAACAAGATGAAGACTGCGGTTTTCCGGATACGGTCGGTTGCGCTTCTGATACCTGCTGCCGGAGCCGGCCTGAAGTTTCCGGGGTTTATCCGGCTGAAGGAGCTACCGGCGTTTGCCTTAATACTTCAATTTCCGCAAGCTTCAGCCAAAAAATGAACATTAACAGCTTTGTCGGCAATGTAATTGTAGCCGGGGATTATGGGAACAGCGTTTGTCCGGCCGGAACCCAATACTTGGCTTTAAAACATGAGACGATCAAGCAAAAAAATACTGCTGTAAATTTTTATCAGAACGTTTTGGCGGTTGTAAAAAGATTAAGCGGTTCTTGGCTGGGCGGAAGAGCTTTGGCCGATACGCCTGACCCGAACCATAATTACTGCGCCATTACCGGCATAACAAACGGCGTCCAAAAAGCGGATGGAACCACTGATTTGACCTTTAACCTTAATAAACCCCTGGACATAAACCGGACTTATTATGTGATAATAAAAGGAGACGAAAATTTAAACAGCGGCCAAGGCGTATTTTCTGATTGGGGGATCGGCATGAACGGTCCGGACACGGCGGCTCTTGGCGGACAAACTTTTTCCCGAGCAAAGATTTGGTCCTTCACTACCGGGGCGGCTGCCGGCCGAGATGATTGCAAACTGTCCAGCGTCACGGTTAGCCCGGCAAGCTATTTATTTAGAAAAGCCGGACAAATCCAGTCTTTTCAAGCCCGGCCCCGTTCAACCGACGGCCAAATTCTAGTGGCCATACCCGGCTACTACGACTGGGAATGGAGTTGGGTTTCCAGCAAGCCGGAGGTGGCAACGGTTAATAATTCCGATGATTCCATCCAGCCCGTAACGGCCAAAGACGTTAAAGACGGCAAATCTTATATTAACGCGACCGCCACCATTACCAAAGACACAATTTTTGATACCGAGGGCCAGGCTAAAACCGGTCAGGCTGAAGTTTATGTATTTTTATGCGAGAATCCCTGGCCGCCGTTTAAAACAGACGGAAGCTGGGAGCCATGGAAAGATTCTTTGCAAGGCGCGGATTGCTTATCCGGCACCGGCGATTGCGTAAACACCAATTATGAATTTTATTATTGCCGCGATCGGGGCGCGGCCGGTCCGGCTGATGATTTGCCGGCGATTTTATCCGAGAATACCATTATCAGAGGAAGATCAAGCGCGCAGGATATTCTGAAAGAAGCTTATTTTTTCCGGGAGGAAACTCCCGATGTTTCCGAAGTCAATCTAACCGTGGCCAGTATTCCGAGCGAGGGCCGAAAAGTAATTTTAAGCTGGACGCCGATTTCCGTGCCACCCGACGAGGTTTTGGCCGATTATAGGGTTTATTACGGCACAAGCAGCGGCAGGTATTCGGTGAATATAGGCGCCGGGTCAACGACTTATTATGAGGTTGATAATTTGAACAACAACCAGACTTATTATTTTTCCATTGTGGCCGAGTACATAAGCGGAGCCGTAAGCGGTTATTCCAACGAGGTGTCAGCTACTCCCGAAGATACCGTAGGCCCAGTAGTCCCGACAATGGCTTTAGAGCCGGGAGACAGAAAAGTAACAGTAAGCTGGACAGATAATAGCGGAGGCGAGGCGGTTAGTTTTAGGATTTACTACAAGGCAACTGATACATGCAATGATTCTGTAAGTTTTGGCGATTCACGGGTGCCAATAAAAAATCCGGAGACTTTTAACTTAACCAATGAAGTAGCTTATTGTTTCGGTTTAGCGGCTTATGACGCAGAGGGGAATCGGAGCGATATGGTTACCGGTTCGGTAACTCCGGTGGCGCCAACCCCATAG
- a CDS encoding Ig-like domain-containing protein yields the protein MFLAIASFVIADFVYAQADLGMEYGEQIGLSGDDPRIIIARVIQAALGFLGIIAVCLIMYAGWMWMVSEGNEEKIAKAKNILKNAIIGLVIILSSFAIASFVLNRLMGATFGGPSGGAGGGPSGGAGGGIGVLGSCSVESVYPEPSQQEVPRNTSIIVSFREEIDPKTICDDTNNNGVFCDAGDEIKKESVPSDNHVKLFKTSDPNSIITGINVITKDNKVFVFSPKAYLGSPSESVWYTVYLSNDIKKSDGGNVFSSCSRDYLEWQFKVSEKLDLTPPQVRAADKGGILPKPGSTKPRNSVIQINFNEAINPLTVSGNAEEVSGQIAVKCVGGVDCNPANDGYFSCGADTCLKGKFNISNQYKTIEFISDIQCGVNGCGEKIYCLPGDSQIKVEIKAAVLADCGADNCASRSPYNTCANSHCQDGEGKNYPLSLLPLAGVADMAFNSLDGNRDGDADGPASFYNENSPNPLAGDNYQWLFSISEIVDLSPPEITATSQENSFGEERLLSQGATGAHLAKPILIDFNKAMMSSSLRTGSIIINNGRDDIEHKLINLISAKSTLSPPEPDPELPGYWIAKNNIDNNDDGDPDGTRVEIRHSTFNDSTRYRAQVGSGVKDINQNCFKPSSGPGCAGNPSCCAGAPTAGSECP from the coding sequence ATGTTTTTAGCTATAGCTAGTTTTGTGATAGCTGATTTTGTTTACGCCCAGGCCGATTTAGGAATGGAATACGGAGAGCAAATCGGGTTAAGCGGAGATGACCCGCGCATTATAATCGCCCGGGTTATTCAAGCGGCTTTGGGATTCTTGGGAATTATAGCGGTTTGTTTGATTATGTACGCCGGCTGGATGTGGATGGTTTCCGAAGGCAACGAAGAAAAAATTGCCAAAGCCAAGAATATTTTGAAAAACGCTATTATCGGTTTGGTAATTATTTTGTCCTCTTTTGCCATTGCCAGTTTTGTTTTAAACAGATTGATGGGAGCGACTTTTGGCGGCCCGAGCGGGGGCGCTGGCGGCGGCCCGAGCGGGGGCGCTGGCGGCGGCATCGGCGTTTTGGGCTCCTGCTCGGTAGAAAGCGTTTATCCTGAACCCAGCCAGCAGGAGGTGCCAAGAAACACTTCCATTATAGTAAGTTTCAGGGAAGAAATTGACCCCAAAACCATTTGTGATGACACCAATAATAACGGAGTTTTTTGCGATGCCGGCGATGAGATTAAAAAAGAAAGCGTCCCTTCGGACAACCATGTCAAATTATTCAAAACTAGCGATCCAAACAGCATTATTACCGGAATTAATGTTATTACAAAGGACAACAAGGTTTTTGTTTTTTCCCCGAAAGCTTATCTTGGTTCTCCTTCGGAAAGCGTTTGGTATACGGTTTATTTAAGCAATGACATAAAAAAGTCGGACGGGGGCAATGTTTTTAGTTCTTGCAGCCGAGACTATTTGGAGTGGCAGTTTAAAGTGAGCGAAAAACTTGATTTAACCCCACCGCAAGTAAGAGCGGCGGATAAAGGGGGAATTTTGCCCAAGCCGGGCAGTACTAAGCCGAGAAACTCTGTTATTCAGATAAATTTTAACGAAGCCATCAACCCCTTAACCGTTTCCGGCAACGCGGAAGAGGTAAGCGGCCAGATAGCGGTAAAATGCGTAGGCGGAGTTGATTGCAATCCGGCTAACGATGGGTATTTTTCCTGCGGAGCCGATACCTGCCTTAAAGGGAAATTTAATATTTCCAATCAATACAAAACCATAGAGTTTATAAGCGATATTCAATGCGGAGTTAACGGCTGCGGAGAAAAAATTTACTGCCTGCCCGGAGACAGCCAGATAAAAGTAGAAATAAAAGCGGCGGTTTTGGCTGATTGCGGAGCTGATAATTGCGCCAGCCGCAGCCCTTACAATACATGCGCTAACAGCCATTGTCAGGATGGGGAGGGGAAGAATTATCCCCTATCCCTGCTTCCCCTGGCCGGGGTGGCTGACATGGCTTTCAATTCCCTGGATGGCAATCGAGACGGAGATGCTGACGGCCCAGCCAGTTTTTATAATGAAAACAGCCCCAATCCCCTTGCCGGCGATAATTATCAATGGCTTTTTTCCATTAGTGAGATAGTTGATTTAAGCCCGCCGGAAATTACCGCCACTTCCCAGGAAAATTCGTTCGGAGAAGAGCGGCTCCTTAGTCAGGGGGCTACCGGCGCTCATTTGGCCAAGCCGATTTTAATAGATTTTAACAAAGCGATGATGTCTTCCAGCTTGAGAACGGGCAGTATAATAATAAATAATGGCAGAGACGATATTGAACATAAGTTGATTAATCTAATTTCTGCAAAATCCACCCTCTCTCCTCCTGAACCGGATCCGGAATTGCCGGGATATTGGATAGCGAAAAATAATATAGATAATAATGATGATGGCGACCCGGACGGGACAAGGGTGGAAATAAGGCACTCCACCTTTAATGATTCAACTAGGTATCGGGCGCAAGTCGGTTCCGGGGTAAAAGACATAAATCAGAATTGTTTTAAGCCGAGCTCGGGGCCGGGCTGCGCCGGCAATCCTTCCTGTTGCGCCGGCGCGCCAACAGCGGGGAGCGAATGCCCTTAG
- a CDS encoding HD domain-containing protein, which produces MTIEQIVKKIKENNPKADTDMLKLAYDFAMKAHGEQKRKTGEPYIQHCLHTAFVLAQIKADLNTVIAGILHDIPEDTDYTLEDIKNNFGEETAYLVEGITKLSKIKYRGIERYRESLRKMFLSMASDLRIIIIKFADRLHNLRTLEGLPPEKRLRIAKETLEIYAPIAGLLGIWSLKWQMEDICFKHLYPEEYKKIEYKYEVEKKVEHTQYIQRIKNILKKNFEEAGIKYKIESRFKHLYSIYQKMQKKDRQFNEIYDVFALRVIVPNVNDCYKVLGIIHTLWKPKANRFKDYIASPKPNGYKSLHTTVFGLEEKAIEFQIRTKEMNDEALYGLAAHWYYKQKRGGKEENRFIGSEKS; this is translated from the coding sequence ATGACAATTGAACAAATAGTAAAAAAAATTAAAGAAAATAATCCCAAAGCGGATACGGACATGCTGAAACTGGCATATGATTTTGCCATGAAGGCCCATGGCGAACAAAAAAGGAAGACGGGGGAACCATATATCCAGCACTGCCTGCATACAGCCTTTGTTTTGGCGCAAATTAAGGCGGATTTAAATACAGTCATCGCCGGCATCCTCCATGATATTCCCGAGGATACCGATTATACTCTGGAGGATATAAAAAACAATTTCGGAGAAGAAACCGCTTATTTGGTTGAGGGAATCACCAAATTAAGCAAAATAAAATATCGCGGCATTGAAAGATACCGGGAAAGTTTAAGAAAAATGTTCCTATCCATGGCAAGCGACTTAAGGATTATTATAATTAAATTTGCTGACCGTCTCCACAACTTAAGGACCTTGGAAGGGCTGCCGCCGGAAAAACGCCTGCGTATCGCCAAGGAAACCCTGGAAATTTACGCTCCCATTGCCGGACTTCTGGGAATCTGGAGTTTGAAATGGCAGATGGAAGACATTTGTTTTAAGCATCTTTACCCGGAAGAATATAAAAAAATAGAGTATAAATACGAAGTGGAAAAGAAGGTTGAACATACCCAATATATCCAAAGGATAAAAAATATTTTAAAGAAAAATTTTGAAGAAGCCGGCATTAAATATAAAATAGAAAGCCGATTTAAACACCTTTACAGTATTTACCAAAAAATGCAGAAAAAAGACAGGCAATTTAATGAAATTTATGATGTTTTCGCCCTCCGGGTTATTGTGCCAAACGTTAATGATTGTTATAAAGTCTTGGGAATCATCCATACTCTTTGGAAGCCAAAAGCCAACCGCTTTAAGGATTATATCGCCTCGCCAAAACCTAATGGCTACAAAAGCCTGCACACCACCGTCTTTGGTCTGGAAGAAAAAGCCATTGAATTTCAAATCAGAACCAAAGAAATGAATGACGAAGCCCTTTACGGTCTCGCCGCCCATTGGTATTACAAACAAAAAAGGGGCGGCAAAGAGGAAAACCGCTTTATTGGTTCAGAGAAATCTTAG
- a CDS encoding TGS domain-containing protein, translating to MVLQTKKGRQRGKPLYWFREILDIQREAEDTNDFVKKIKFDIFGNRIFVFSPKGDVFELPEGSTPIDYAYAVHTEIGNKATRALVNDKIADLDKELKSGDLVEIIIDKNRPGPNRAWLKFVKTANARNRIKHYSKTPMENFKNFFPKF from the coding sequence TTGGTATTACAAACAAAAAAGGGGCGGCAAAGAGGAAAACCGCTTTATTGGTTCAGAGAAATCTTAGATATCCAGCGGGAAGCTGAGGATACGAATGACTTCGTAAAAAAAATAAAATTTGACATCTTCGGCAACAGAATTTTCGTTTTTTCTCCCAAGGGCGATGTTTTTGAACTTCCGGAAGGATCTACGCCGATTGATTACGCTTACGCTGTCCACACCGAAATCGGCAATAAGGCAACCAGGGCCCTGGTTAACGATAAAATAGCCGATTTGGATAAAGAATTAAAAAGCGGGGATCTGGTGGAAATTATCATAGATAAAAACCGCCCGGGACCAAACCGGGCCTGGCTAAAATTTGTTAAAACCGCCAACGCCCGCAACCGGATAAAACATTATTCCAAGACACCCATGGAAAACTTTAAAAATTTTTTTCCAAAATTTTAG
- a CDS encoding GatB/YqeY domain-containing protein, translating to MPNLSEKINGDLKMAMQEKNEIAVSVLRMLISAIRNKEISLRKGEEIKLADEQIIEVVKSEIKKRKDSVEAYKAGGRQDLADKEKKEEEILELYMPPQISDEELEKIVKETINSLEEASENDFGKIMGQVMARVKGQADGNKASEAVKKVLAESKK from the coding sequence ATGCCAAATTTATCGGAAAAAATTAACGGAGACCTGAAAATGGCCATGCAGGAAAAAAACGAGATAGCCGTTTCCGTTTTGCGTATGCTTATTAGCGCTATTCGGAACAAAGAAATATCCCTGCGCAAGGGCGAAGAAATAAAATTGGCTGATGAACAGATTATCGAAGTTGTAAAATCCGAAATAAAAAAACGCAAAGATTCAGTTGAGGCCTATAAAGCCGGCGGCCGGCAAGACTTAGCCGACAAGGAAAAAAAGGAAGAAGAAATATTGGAATTATACATGCCGCCCCAGATAAGCGATGAAGAATTGGAGAAAATTGTCAAAGAAACCATAAATTCTTTGGAGGAAGCGAGCGAAAATGATTTTGGGAAAATTATGGGGCAGGTTATGGCCAGGGTTAAAGGCCAAGCCGATGGCAATAAAGCGAGCGAAGCGGTTAAAAAAGTTTTAGCTGAAAGCAAAAAATAA
- a CDS encoding 30S ribosomal protein S21 has product MAEFKRKKGESFEGFLRRFNKALKQSGRLYVARQKQHREPKKNKRQQKEYALTSLRLRKEKEYLRKTGKLVEDNFKRKR; this is encoded by the coding sequence GTGGCTGAATTCAAAAGGAAAAAGGGTGAAAGTTTTGAGGGTTTTTTAAGAAGATTCAATAAGGCCCTGAAACAGAGCGGAAGGCTTTATGTGGCTCGCCAGAAGCAACATCGGGAACCGAAGAAGAACAAAAGGCAACAGAAAGAGTATGCTTTGACGAGTTTGCGCTTAAGGAAAGAAAAAGAATATTTGAGAAAAACAGGAAAACTGGTTGAGGATAATTTCAAGAGAAAGCGATAG
- the hisS gene encoding histidine--tRNA ligase has product MLRRKNTKNQKPKIRRVKEKEKSGGFAFSRLKGMKDVLFDEYRYWDLVTKKATELARAYGFKRIETPVLENTKLYERSSGRSSDIVTKEMYTFVDKNGEKISLRPEATPSLVRSYIEHGMFNLPQPVKMFWLGPIFRHEKPQAGRYRQSFQFNLEIFGEEAPVADVLLILLAYNFFCELQINAQIQINSIGCEECRKEYLAKLLEFYKERGRRSKLCGDCKKRIIKNPLRLLDCKEEKCLEAREEAPQIVDYLCDSCREHFIKVLEYLDELDINYNLNPYLVRGLDYYNRTVFEIWAVEEGGAMPSKLALGGGGRYDGLVKYMGGRPTPACGFAVGIERTITRIREKNIPLKSEEGDLIFLAQLGEQAKRKAFVLFEELRRAGFKIRQAFTKDSLKVQLEEANRIGAKFSLILGQKEVMDGTILFRDMDSGIQEVITQKKIKEEIEKKLNLNKEK; this is encoded by the coding sequence ATGCTGAGAAGAAAAAACACAAAAAATCAAAAGCCAAAAATCAGGAGAGTAAAAGAAAAAGAGAAAAGCGGCGGTTTCGCATTTTCCCGCTTAAAAGGAATGAAAGATGTTTTGTTTGACGAATACAGATACTGGGATTTGGTGACAAAGAAAGCGACGGAATTGGCGCGAGCTTATGGTTTCAAAAGAATTGAAACTCCGGTTTTGGAAAACACAAAATTATATGAAAGATCAAGCGGCAGAAGCAGCGACATCGTCACCAAGGAGATGTATACCTTTGTTGACAAAAACGGAGAAAAAATTTCTTTGCGCCCGGAAGCCACCCCTTCTTTAGTGAGGTCTTATATTGAGCATGGCATGTTTAACCTGCCCCAGCCGGTTAAGATGTTTTGGCTGGGTCCTATTTTCAGGCATGAGAAACCGCAAGCCGGCCGGTATCGGCAGTCATTTCAATTTAATTTGGAAATATTCGGCGAAGAGGCGCCGGTAGCTGATGTTTTATTAATTCTACTGGCTTATAATTTTTTCTGCGAACTGCAGATTAACGCCCAAATTCAGATTAATAGCATTGGGTGCGAAGAATGCCGCAAAGAATATTTGGCCAAACTCCTTGAATTTTACAAAGAGAGGGGGCGACGGTCTAAATTGTGCGGCGATTGCAAGAAGAGAATAATAAAAAATCCCTTGCGGCTCCTTGATTGCAAAGAAGAAAAATGTTTGGAAGCCAGGGAAGAAGCTCCGCAGATAGTGGATTATTTATGCGACAGTTGCCGGGAGCATTTTATTAAAGTTTTGGAATATTTGGACGAATTGGATATTAATTACAATCTGAACCCTTATTTGGTAAGGGGGTTGGATTATTATAACCGGACCGTATTTGAAATTTGGGCGGTTGAAGAAGGCGGGGCGATGCCGAGCAAACTAGCCTTGGGCGGCGGCGGTCGGTATGACGGCCTGGTAAAATATATGGGCGGTCGGCCGACACCGGCTTGCGGATTTGCCGTGGGGATAGAAAGAACGATAACCAGAATAAGGGAAAAAAATATCCCCCTGAAAAGCGAGGAAGGGGATCTAATATTTTTAGCCCAGTTAGGGGAGCAGGCCAAGCGCAAAGCTTTTGTTTTATTTGAAGAGTTGCGCCGGGCCGGATTTAAAATTCGGCAAGCTTTCACCAAGGACAGCCTAAAAGTCCAATTAGAAGAAGCTAATCGGATAGGGGCGAAATTTAGCCTTATTTTGGGGCAGAAAGAAGTTATGGACGGGACCATTTTATTCAGGGATATGGATTCCGGGATTCAGGAGGTTATCACCCAGAAAAAAATAAAAGAAGAAATAGAAAAAAAGTTGAATTTAAATAAAGAAAAATAA
- the lepB gene encoding signal peptidase I codes for MLRSFFSFVFELVKIIVISLVIIIPIRYFLVQPFYVKGASMEPNFYDHEYLIIDEISYRFREPTRGDIIVFRYPKNPQEYFIKRIVALPGEKIQIKDGQVHIANDSDLNSFILDEPYLASGTKTYSLSEDIVSLGEKEYFVLGDNRNSSKDSRSFGPVNRSFLTGRVLLRGWPFSRISLFKLPEYQY; via the coding sequence ATGTTAAGGAGTTTTTTTAGTTTTGTCTTTGAATTAGTCAAAATCATCGTTATATCTTTGGTAATTATAATTCCAATCAGGTACTTTTTAGTCCAGCCGTTTTATGTCAAAGGCGCTTCTATGGAGCCTAATTTTTATGATCATGAATATTTAATTATTGATGAAATTAGTTATAGATTCAGAGAACCTACCCGGGGAGATATTATAGTTTTCCGTTATCCGAAAAATCCGCAGGAGTATTTTATAAAAAGAATTGTTGCTTTGCCCGGCGAAAAAATTCAGATAAAAGACGGGCAGGTTCATATTGCCAATGATAGCGATTTAAATAGTTTTATTTTGGACGAACCGTATTTGGCCAGCGGGACCAAAACCTATAGCTTATCAGAGGATATAGTAAGTTTGGGCGAGAAAGAATATTTTGTTCTAGGAGATAATCGCAATTCCTCAAAAGATTCCCGCAGTTTCGGTCCGGTCAACCGAAGTTTTTTAACCGGGCGGGTGTTGCTCCGCGGCTGGCCTTTTAGCCGGATCAGCCTGTTTAAATTGCCTGAATACCAATATTAA